The DNA sequence TGCGCTGGGCGATCAGCATGGAGAAGGTGTTGACGATCAGGAAGACGCCGACGAGCACGGCGATGCCGGCGAAGCCGAGCATGACGTACTTGATGATGTCGAGGAACCCGCCCAGCTGTTCGACGTCCGACTCGGCCTGCTCGTCGGCGGTACGCAGCTCGTAGGCGCCCGTGTCGCCGCCGAGCGCGTCGGCCACGCGCCGCTTGAGGTCCGCGTCGCTGACGCCCTCGGCCGCGTCGAGCGAGATGCTGGTGGCCGCCTTCGGATCGCCCAGGAGCCTCGTCTGCGCGGCCTCGGTGTCGAAGAAGACCAGTGCGGCGCCGGGGTTGGTGGTGGTGAATGTGGCGATGCCGACGACCTCGACCGGGAAGGAGCCCTCCTGCCCGATGACCGTGAGCCGGTCGCCGATCCGCACGTCCTTGCTGTCGGCGGTCTCCGCGTCGACCAGCACCTGCGCGTCGCCCTTCGGGGCGTGCCCGGAGGTGAGCTCCACGGGGCTGCGCTCGGTCGGGTTCCAGGCGGTGCCGATGGTCGGGGCGCCGGTCGTCGGACCCACCGACTTGCGGTTCTTGTCGGCGACGGTGAGGCCCTCGACGTCCACGTCAGGGCGGGCCGCCGCGACACCGTCGACCTGGGCCAGCCGGTCGGCCAGCGAGGCCGGGAGGGTCAGGGTTTGCCCGGAGGGGATCGTTTCGTCGAGGGTTTCCTTCGGGGTGACGGTGACGTCCGCGGCGGTCGAGGCGAAGAGCCGGTCGAAGGTGCGGCTGACGGTGTCCGAGAAGATCAGGCTGCCCGTGACGAACGCGACGGACAGGATCACCGCCAGGGCGGAGAGCAGCAGGCGTCCCCTGTGGGCGAGGAAGCTCCTGAGCGTCGCCTTGAGCACCGGGTCAGCGCTCCTCGGGCGGGGTGGGCCACTCGGACGGTGCGGGCGAGGCGGACGACGGCCGGTCGTCCGGTACCGCCCCCGGCGCCGGGCCGCCGCCGTCGAACGGGCCGCGGGTCACATCGAAACGCTTCAAGCGCTCCAGTACGGCTTCCGCCGTCGGCCGTTCCATCTCGTCGACGATCCGCCCGTCGCCCAGGAACAGCACCAGGTCGGAGTGGGCGGCGGCGCCCGGGTCGTGGGTGACCATCACGACGGTCTGCCCCAACTGGTCGACGGCGTCCCGCAGGAAGCCGAGCACCTCCAGGCCTGCTCGCGAGTCGAGGTTTCCGGTCGGCTCGTCCGCGAAGATCAGCTCCGGCCGGGAGGCCAGCGCGCGGGCGCAGGCGACGCGCTGCTGCTGGCCGCCCGAGAGCTGGGACGGCCGGTGCTTGAGGCGGTCCCGCAGCCCGAGGGTGTCGATGACCTGGTTCAGCCACTTCTCGTCGGGCTTCTTGCCCGCGATGTCCATGGGCAGGGTGATGTTCTCGGCCGCGTTCAGGGTCGGGATCAGGTTGAACGACTGGAACATGAACCCGATCCGGTCCCGCCGCAGGCGGGTCAGCTCCCGGTCCTTCAGCCCGGTGATCTCGGTGTCGCCGAGCCACACCTGCCCCGCCGAGACGTTGTCGAGGCCCGCCAGACAGTGCATCAGCGTGGACTTCCCGGAACCCGACGGCCCCATGACCGCGGTGAAGCGCCCGCGCGCGATGTTCACGTCCACCGAGTCGAGGGCGAGCACCGTGGTCTCACCCGAGCCGTACGCCTTGGTCAGACCGCGCGCGCGGGCCGCGATGCCGTCGGCCGACGCGGGCCCCGGGGCGTACTGGGCAGCTGCTGTGGACAAGACCGCCTCCTCACGGAACGGACGGGACGACTCGACGGAACGACTGTCGTCACCGCCGAGACTAATGTGATCCACCACACACCTGGTATCCCCCCGAGGTCCCGGTCGGTCTCCGCCCCAGGTCGGGTCCCTGATATCGATGTAAGGGGCACTCGCCGATCCGGGGTGGCCCTCGATCCCCGGCTGATCCCCGGGGGTGGCCCCTTGCCGTGCTAGCGCGATCGCGCTAGCTTCGAAGTATGGCGAAGACCCAGTTGAACGTGAGAGTGGACGAGGGCACGGCCCGCGCCGCCCGCGAACGCGCGCTGGCCCGAGGCGTGAGCGTCAACCGCTACATCGAGGAGCTGGTCCAGCAGGACACCGGCGAGGTCGGCAACACGTTCGTGGAAGCCGCCGCCGATTTCATGAAGCAGTACGAGTCGGTGTTCGCCGAGGAGTTCGGCGCGGACCGCGAGGGCACGCGCGAAGGTCGCCACTGATCCGTTGAGCCATCTGAACATCGACCTCGCCTGGCTGCTCATGCTCGCCGAACAGAACACGCCGGGGGACCCCCAGGTCACCGACTGGGGAGCCCTCGTCGCCGCCGTCGCACGCCATGAGGCCGAGATATTCGACGTCCCGGTCTACGACAGCCCGCAGACCCGAGCCGCCTCCCTGCTCCAACTCCTCATCCACGTCCCCGCGTTGGAGCGCTCCAACGCCCTGTTCGCCTCCGCCGTCGCCTACGCCTATCTCGTCGCCAGCGGCCTCAAGGTCGTCACCTCGCCCGAGCAGGTACGCGACCTGGCCCGGCTCGTGAAGAGCGGCGAGGCCACCGTGCACGACATCGCGCGGGAACTGCGCCAGTGGAGCCTGTGACTAGTCGCTGATGCGCGGTCGCCACGCCGTCCCCAGCGCGCAGTACGACGAAGGGAGCGTCGGCCCCTTCTCCGGCATCATCACCCGCCGGACGGGGCCGAGTTCGAAGCCGGCCCCGCGCAGCGCCCCGACCGGGTCCCGGGAGACATGGCAGCCGCCGCTCACCAGTGGCCACACCGACCGGTCCAGGGCGCGCTGAGTGAGGAGCATGGCGCGTCCGCCGCCCCGGCCGTGCTCGAAGAACCGCACCTCGCCGCCGGGCCGCAGCACCCGCCGCACTTCACCGAGCGCCCGCGGCACGTCCCGCACGCTGCACAGCACCAGCGAGAGCACGACCGCGTCGAAGGCTTCGCTCTTGACCGGCAGCGCTTCCGCCGCGCCCGGCACGACGTCCACGGGCACGCCCGCACGCAGCGCCGATTCCACCGCCAACTGCCGCAGCAGACGTTCCGGTTCGATGGCGACGACCTCCGAGACGGCACTCGGATAGTGGGCGAAGTTCAGGCCGTTGCCCGCGCCGATCTCGATCACCCGGCCGGAGAGCCCGGCCAGCAGCCGCTCGCGGACGCCGCCCATGCCCATCCGGGTCTCGGCGGTGACGCTGGTACGGGCGTAGAAGCGGGCGAACAGCGGGTGGTGCACGGCATCCCGTGGCACCTTGCCGGAGGCGGCGGACCGTGGGGACCGTAGGGCCATGGGGACCTCCCGGGCGGGACGGGGCTCACCCTGATTGTCCCCCGTACGAGGCCGACGCACCCCCCGCCGTTGCGGTGGCTGTCGTTCCGGGCCGGCTCAGCCGATGAAGTCCCGGACCTGCTCGTACACGCCGTGGTCGTTGTTCATGTCGGTGTGCGAGACACAGCCGACCTCGACGTTCGTCGCGCCGCTCAGGATCGCCGTGGTGTCGGGGGTGAGCGCCTCGTCGCAGTTCGACCAGTAGCTGGCGTACGACACACTGCCCGGGGTCTCGTCGCCGGAGTTCAGGGCGGTCAGGAACGAGCTGCCGGTGTTCATCTCCGCGCAGGAGGTGTACAGCCATGCGCACCACGAGGCGGTGGACGTGCCGTGGTTCACCCCGGCGGTGGAGACGAAGTCGTCGACGTACGACGTCCCGCCGAGGTTTTTGAGGTAGTAGCGGGAGCTGAGCGCGCCGAGCGAGTGGACGACCAGGTCGACCTTCGAGGCGCCGGTCCGGGCGAGCACGTTTCTGATCTCGCTCCCGAGCTGCTGGGCGGTGGTGGCGTTCGACTGGGCCCAGTCGTAGGACCAGGCGTCCAGTTCGGCGGCCGTGTAGCCGTCGGCCCGGAAGTAGCCGGCCCAGTCGTCCCAGCTGCTCGCCGAGCTGCTCAGGCCGTGCACGAAGACGACGGGGTCGTGGGCCGCGGCGTGCGCGGGTGTGGGGGATAGGGACAACGACAGCAGGAGCGATGCGGCCAAGGCCGAGGCGGCCGTGGCGATGCGACGCTTGTGGCGCTGCATGATGCCTCCTGAAACGTGTGGGGTTGGCAGGAGTGTCAGCCGGGTCTACGCGCGCCGCATCGGTGAAATCGCCGGTCTTTACGGTTCAAATAACTCGCCAGTAACGTCATTTGTGTGGTGACACCGGTGAACCCCCCACCTCTTGACCGCCCTTCGCCACCGCAGTTCACAAACGCGTGGCGAGAGCTGGCCGCCACCCTTGCGGACGGGGTCCGCGTACGGGTGCTGCGCGCCGTGTACGGCGATCCGCGCGCCGCCGCCGAACTGGTCCCGCGTCTGACCGACCGCCAGGCGACGGGTCTCGACCCGCTGCCCACGGACCCCGCCGAGCTGGCCCCGTCCCTGCTGCGTGAACGCCGCGCGCAGATACGGGCGCTGCCGGACAGCACCCGCCTGCTCCTGCTCCTCGCCGCGGCCGATCAGTACCCGGTCCCCACCGACGCGTTCCTGCGCGCCGTCATGGCCGCCCGCCTCGACACCAGGTCCCTGGATGCCGCCGAGGCTGCCGGGATCGCACACGCGGGTGCGGGCGGGGTGGTGTTCCGCGACGCGTGGACGCGGATAGCGGCCTACGAAACGGGCTCCCCGGCCGACCGCCGCGACGTCCACCGCCTGCTGGCCCGCGTGCTGGGCGGCGCGGGCGAGACACCATGGCGCTCGTGGCACCGGGGCGCCGGCGCGCCCGGCCCCAGCGGCCGGCTCGCGGCGGAACTCGGCACCGCCGCGCGCAAGGCAGCAACTGCGGGGCGGCTCCCCTTGGCGCGGGCGCTGACGGAACGGGCCGCAGCCCTGTGCCCCGAACCGTCCGAGCAGGCCCGCCTGCTGACCCGGGCAGCCGGGTACGCCTGGCGAGCCGGCGATGGGGAACGGTCACGGCGACTGGCGGCAGCCGGCTCCGAGGACGCCCTGACAGGGGTGCTTGCTCTGCGGGCGGGGAATGCGGGGGAGGCGTTCGACGCGTTGATGTCGGCGGTGGCCGGGGCGGGCGCCTCTGTCGCCCCTGCCTCTGCCTCTGCCTCTGCGCAGTCGGCCGCTCTCACCGCCCCTCCCGCCCCGCCGTCGGCCGTCGTCGCCATCCCTGCCTCCGCGCCCTCGGGCGCCAAGGCCACGCCCTCGGCGCCCCCGGCTGCCGTCGCCAGCCCGGCTTCAGCGCCTCGAGCCGCTGTCGCCACCCCCGCCCCCACACCCGCCGTTGTCGCCCCCGCCCCCACCACGTCAGTCACCGTCGCCCCCCGCCCCCCGGCCCCCGCCACCCACCTCCTCGCCCGAGCCACCGAGGCCGCCATCTACACCGGAGACCTGCGTCGCCTGCGCGAGGCCGCGCGGGTGGCCGATCGGCTCGGGGCTGTTTCGCCAGGGACGCTGGGTGGGCTCGTGGCGGCGTTCGAGGGGCGGTACGAGGATGCGCGGGAGCTGCTGGAGGCGGCGGCCGGACGGTGCGGGCCGGGGGGTGATCCCACCGTGCTGATCCACGCCGGAATCGCCGCCCTGCTCCTCGGCGACCACACCCGTGCCGCCACCGCGACCCTCCGCGCGGCCGCCTCCGCCCGGGCTCGCGGCACCCCGGTGACCGTGCCGCAGGCGATGGAGTTCCGTGCGTACGCCGACTTCTGGACCGGACGCCCCCGGGCCGGCGAGGCCGCCGCGGCGGACGCGCTGTGGCAGGCCCACGCCACCGGCCAGGACAACGGCGCCTGTCATCTGCAGGCGGCCCTGGCCATGTTCTCGGCGCTCACCGGAGACGCGGACCTCTGCCACGAACGCGCCGCGAGCGCACGGTCGTACGCCCTCGCCCGTGGCCTGGGCCTGCCCGCCGCCCTCGCCCAGTGGGCGCTGGCCTACCTCGACCTGAGCAGCGGCCGCTTCGCCGCCGCAGCCGCCCGACTGCGCGCCCTGGCCGGGTTCGGCCCCGGGCACGGCCACCGGGCCATCCGCCACCTGGCCGCCCCGCACTACGTCGAGGCCGCCGTCCGCACCGGCGACACCCGGGTCGCCCGCGTCGCGCACGCCGACTACCACCGGTGGGCAACCGCCGTGCGCAGCCCCGACGACCTCGCCCTCAGCGCCCGCTGCCGAGCCCTCCTCGCGCCCGGCGCGGAGGCCGTGGACCACTACCGCGTGGCCCTCGACCTGCACTCCCACGGCACCCGCGACTTCGAACGGGCTCGCACGGAACTGCTGTTCGGCAGCACCCTGCGTCGACTGCGCAGCCGTACGGAGGCACGCGACCGCCTGCACAGCGCCCTGGAGGCGTTCGACTCCTTCGGTGCTCCGCACTGCGCGGCCCAGGCCCGTTCCGAACTGCGCGCCCTGGGCACCCCGGCCGGCCCCGCGCGGACCGGCCCCGACACTCCGACCGGCCGCCTCACGGCCCAGCAGCTCCTGGTCGCCCGTATGGCCGCCGAGGGAGCCACCAACCGCGAGATCGCCGATCGCCTCGCCCTCAGCCCGCGCACGATCGACCACCACCTGCGGGGCGTCTTCAGCCGGCTGGGGATCCGCTCCCGTATCGAGCTGGTGCGGCTCATTGCCGAGGTCGACGAGAGTGAGGGAGGTCCGACCGGCTAGGCGCCGACGAAGGCCCGGGCGAGCCCGGCGAGGTTGCGCGGGCAGGCCCAGATCTCCCGCGTCATCCGGTGTTCGAACCAGTCGACCGACTCGTCGTCGGGACTGGGCTCGTCGGCTGCACCGTCCCGCTCCGGGTGGGCCAGCATGTCCAGGACACCGCGAAGGCCGTCCAGCTCGTCGTCGAGCGGCATGGCGTCACACGGATGCTCGTCATGGGCGCAGCTCGCCCCTCCGAGAGCCTGCTCGACGGCACCCATCGCCTGCAGCACACGGGCCTCGGCCGCCGCATCCGGGCGGGCATAGATCACGTAAGGCCCTGTCAGCACCAGTCCGAGGGTCCACAGAGCGGTGTCCGGACTGTCGGCCCGGACGCTCGCCTCAAGGTTTCTCGCGCATTCCAGTACCGCCTCCGGCGCATCGCCGAGGTAGTAGCACTCGCGGCTCTCGTCCCACGTGTCGAACAAGTCGTCCCACTCGGCGGAAGCGGCAGGCGTCACGGCGTCTCCCGCCCTCGGAACCCCTCCGCGTCCCAGGTCCCGAACAACCGCGGCGCCAGCCAACCCGGCGCCGCGGCACGGAAGTCGGCCGGTGCCAGCGCCCCCGCACCGGTCGGCACCGCACCCAGCAGGGGCGCCCCCGCCACCTCGGGCAGGTCCGCGACGTTGCAGCGCGACGCCAGATCCGGTGCCGTGGGCCAGCTGCCGATCACCACGCCCAGCAGGTCCACTCGGCGTGAGCGCAGTTCACGCGCCGTCAGCTCCGTCGTGTTCAACGTGCCCAGGCCGGCCGACGCCACCACGAGGACCGGCGCCGCCATCAGCTCGGCCGCGTCCGCCAGCGTGCCGCCCGTCTCGTCGAAACGGACGAGCAGCCCGCCCGCCCCCTCCACCAGCACCAGGTCGTGCTCGGTGGCCAGCTTGGCGGCCGCCTCGGCGATCTCCTGCGGGCGCACCGGAGGCAGGCCGGCCCGTCGCGCCGCCGTCGCCGGGGCCAGCGGGTCGGGATAGCGGGCGAGTTCGGCGGTCGTCACGGCGCCCGCGAGTCGCGCCGTCTCCTCCGCGTCCCCGCACTCGTCCGGCCGTACGCCCGTCTGCGCGGCCTTGAGCACCGCCACCGACCGGCCCGCGCCGAGCGCCGTCGCGGCGACCGCGGCGGTCGTGACCGTCTTGCCGACCTCCGTGCCCGTCCCCGTGATCACCAGGATCGGCATGTTCATCCCTCCCGCACTGCCGCGCACACCGCGCGGCCGATCCGTGCCACGTCCACGTCGCCCGTGACGTACGGCGGCATCGTGTAGACGAGGTCCCGGAACGGCCGCAGCCACACGCCCTCGCGCACGGCCGCCGCCGTCGCCGCCTCCATGTCAACGGCGTGGTCGAGTTGCACGACCCCGATCGCACCGAGGACCCGTACGTCCTTCACGCCCGAAATGTCCGCCGCGGGGGCGAGCCCCTCACGCAGCCCCGCCTCGATCCGCTTGACCTCGGCCGGCCAGTCCTGGCCGAGCAGCAGCTCGATCGAGGCGCAGGCGACCGCGGCGGCGAGCGGGTTGCCCATGAACGTCGGGCCATGGGCCAGGACCGGTACCTCGCCCCGCGAGATCCCGTCGGCCACGCGGGACGTGCACAGCGTCGCGGCCATCGTCAGGTAGCCGCCCGTCAGCGCCTTGCCCACGCACATCACATCCGGCGTCACCGCCGCGTGGTCCGCCGCGAACAGCGCACCCGTACGCCCGAAGCCGGTCGCGATCTCGTCGAACACCAGCAGCACGTCGTGCGCGTCGCACGCCTCCCGCAACACCTGCAGATACGCGGGGGAGTGGAACCGCATCCCGCCCGCGCCCTGCACGACCGGCTCGACGATCACCGCCGCCAGTTCGTCGGCGTGCTGTTCGACGAGCGAACGCAGTTGATCGGCGTAGGACTCCTCGTACTCCGCCGGCGGCGGGTCCGCGAACACCTGGCGCTGGAGCACCCCGGTCCACAGCTCGTGCATCCCGCCCTCGGGGTCGCACACCGACATCGGCTGCCAGGTGTCGCCGTGGTAGCCGCCGCGCCAGGTCAGCAGCCGCTGCTTGCCGGGGAGGCCCAGCGAACGCCAGTACTGCAGGCACATCTTGACCGCGACCTCGACCGACACCGACCCGGAGTCCGCGAGGAAGACATGCTCCAGGCCCTCGGGCGACATGTCGACAAGGAGCTTCGCCAGACGTACGGCGGGCTCGTGGGTGAGCCCGCCGAACATCACATGGCTCATCCTCGACAGCTGCTCGCGCACGGCCTCGTTGAGTACCGGGTGGTTGTAGCCGTGGATCGCCGACCACCAGGACGACATGCCGTCGACCAGTTCGCCCGAGCCGTCCGCCAGGGTCAGCCGCACCCCGCTCGCCGACTCCACGACGAGCGGCTCGACACGGCCGGGCATGGGGCCGTACGGATGCCAGACGTGCCGCCGGTCCAGCTCCAGCAGCTCGGGCACGGTCAGGTCGGCCACGGGGCGCGGGTCAGGCATTGGGTGCGAGGTCCGTTCCCGCACCCCGGCGGCGCACGGCGACCAGGTCGGTGCGCGGCTCGCCGACCGGCGCTGCGGGGTCGGCCGTACCGCACACACCGCCACCGTCGTGCGACCCGCACCCGGCGCTCTCATGCGATCCGCATCCGGCACCCTCGTGCGATCCGCACCCCGCGCTCTCGTGCGATCCGCACCCGCCCCCGGCCGTCGCCCGGTGCTCCGGCAGCGTCACCTGGTCGGTGCCCTCCACCTCGAACCCGGCGTCCGCGATCATCTCCAGGTCGGCCTTGCCCGCCTGGCCCTCGGTGGTCAGGTAGTCGCCGAGGAAGATCGAGTTGG is a window from the Streptomyces sp. NBC_00299 genome containing:
- the bioD gene encoding dethiobiotin synthase, which encodes MPILVITGTGTEVGKTVTTAAVAATALGAGRSVAVLKAAQTGVRPDECGDAEETARLAGAVTTAELARYPDPLAPATAARRAGLPPVRPQEIAEAAAKLATEHDLVLVEGAGGLLVRFDETGGTLADAAELMAAPVLVVASAGLGTLNTTELTARELRSRRVDLLGVVIGSWPTAPDLASRCNVADLPEVAGAPLLGAVPTGAGALAPADFRAAAPGWLAPRLFGTWDAEGFRGRETP
- a CDS encoding adenosylmethionine--8-amino-7-oxononanoate transaminase, with product MPDPRPVADLTVPELLELDRRHVWHPYGPMPGRVEPLVVESASGVRLTLADGSGELVDGMSSWWSAIHGYNHPVLNEAVREQLSRMSHVMFGGLTHEPAVRLAKLLVDMSPEGLEHVFLADSGSVSVEVAVKMCLQYWRSLGLPGKQRLLTWRGGYHGDTWQPMSVCDPEGGMHELWTGVLQRQVFADPPPAEYEESYADQLRSLVEQHADELAAVIVEPVVQGAGGMRFHSPAYLQVLREACDAHDVLLVFDEIATGFGRTGALFAADHAAVTPDVMCVGKALTGGYLTMAATLCTSRVADGISRGEVPVLAHGPTFMGNPLAAAVACASIELLLGQDWPAEVKRIEAGLREGLAPAADISGVKDVRVLGAIGVVQLDHAVDMEAATAAAVREGVWLRPFRDLVYTMPPYVTGDVDVARIGRAVCAAVREG
- a CDS encoding toxin-antitoxin system HicB family antitoxin encodes the protein MAKTQLNVRVDEGTARAARERALARGVSVNRYIEELVQQDTGEVGNTFVEAAADFMKQYESVFAEEFGADREGTREGRH
- a CDS encoding class I SAM-dependent methyltransferase — its product is MALRSPRSAASGKVPRDAVHHPLFARFYARTSVTAETRMGMGGVRERLLAGLSGRVIEIGAGNGLNFAHYPSAVSEVVAIEPERLLRQLAVESALRAGVPVDVVPGAAEALPVKSEAFDAVVLSLVLCSVRDVPRALGEVRRVLRPGGEVRFFEHGRGGGRAMLLTQRALDRSVWPLVSGGCHVSRDPVGALRGAGFELGPVRRVMMPEKGPTLPSSYCALGTAWRPRISD
- a CDS encoding ABC transporter ATP-binding protein, whose translation is MSTAAAQYAPGPASADGIAARARGLTKAYGSGETTVLALDSVDVNIARGRFTAVMGPSGSGKSTLMHCLAGLDNVSAGQVWLGDTEITGLKDRELTRLRRDRIGFMFQSFNLIPTLNAAENITLPMDIAGKKPDEKWLNQVIDTLGLRDRLKHRPSQLSGGQQQRVACARALASRPELIFADEPTGNLDSRAGLEVLGFLRDAVDQLGQTVVMVTHDPGAAAHSDLVLFLGDGRIVDEMERPTAEAVLERLKRFDVTRGPFDGGGPAPGAVPDDRPSSASPAPSEWPTPPEER
- a CDS encoding fic family toxin-antitoxin system, toxin component, encoding MSHLNIDLAWLLMLAEQNTPGDPQVTDWGALVAAVARHEAEIFDVPVYDSPQTRAASLLQLLIHVPALERSNALFASAVAYAYLVASGLKVVTSPEQVRDLARLVKSGEATVHDIARELRQWSL
- a CDS encoding LuxR C-terminal-related transcriptional regulator, giving the protein MTPVNPPPLDRPSPPQFTNAWRELAATLADGVRVRVLRAVYGDPRAAAELVPRLTDRQATGLDPLPTDPAELAPSLLRERRAQIRALPDSTRLLLLLAAADQYPVPTDAFLRAVMAARLDTRSLDAAEAAGIAHAGAGGVVFRDAWTRIAAYETGSPADRRDVHRLLARVLGGAGETPWRSWHRGAGAPGPSGRLAAELGTAARKAATAGRLPLARALTERAAALCPEPSEQARLLTRAAGYAWRAGDGERSRRLAAAGSEDALTGVLALRAGNAGEAFDALMSAVAGAGASVAPASASASAQSAALTAPPAPPSAVVAIPASAPSGAKATPSAPPAAVASPASAPRAAVATPAPTPAVVAPAPTTSVTVAPRPPAPATHLLARATEAAIYTGDLRRLREAARVADRLGAVSPGTLGGLVAAFEGRYEDARELLEAAAGRCGPGGDPTVLIHAGIAALLLGDHTRAATATLRAAASARARGTPVTVPQAMEFRAYADFWTGRPRAGEAAAADALWQAHATGQDNGACHLQAALAMFSALTGDADLCHERAASARSYALARGLGLPAALAQWALAYLDLSSGRFAAAAARLRALAGFGPGHGHRAIRHLAAPHYVEAAVRTGDTRVARVAHADYHRWATAVRSPDDLALSARCRALLAPGAEAVDHYRVALDLHSHGTRDFERARTELLFGSTLRRLRSRTEARDRLHSALEAFDSFGAPHCAAQARSELRALGTPAGPARTGPDTPTGRLTAQQLLVARMAAEGATNREIADRLALSPRTIDHHLRGVFSRLGIRSRIELVRLIAEVDESEGGPTG
- a CDS encoding esterase/lipase family protein; this translates as MQRHKRRIATAASALAASLLLSLSLSPTPAHAAAHDPVVFVHGLSSSASSWDDWAGYFRADGYTAAELDAWSYDWAQSNATTAQQLGSEIRNVLARTGASKVDLVVHSLGALSSRYYLKNLGGTSYVDDFVSTAGVNHGTSTASWCAWLYTSCAEMNTGSSFLTALNSGDETPGSVSYASYWSNCDEALTPDTTAILSGATNVEVGCVSHTDMNNDHGVYEQVRDFIG